The Crocinitomicaceae bacterium genome includes a region encoding these proteins:
- a CDS encoding 4Fe-4S binding protein, protein MEIFAANQHDKYIIDNRHDDFRLAFLKETILFLKDYFGSIFTSVKSLLTGMKLTGYYFVHPKEIVTEEYPNNREKLKMNERFRGEVIMPHDDKNEHRCTGCQSCEIACPNGSIKIVTKMEVQPDGKKKKQLDTWVYHFDMCTLCNMCVHACPSDAIVMGQNFEHSVYDKKQLKKILNKPDSKLMSGVEE, encoded by the coding sequence ATGGAAATATTTGCTGCCAATCAGCATGATAAATATATTATTGATAACCGCCATGACGATTTTCGGCTGGCATTTTTAAAAGAGACTATTTTGTTTTTAAAAGATTATTTTGGTTCCATATTCACCTCGGTGAAATCACTCCTTACAGGAATGAAACTCACCGGCTATTATTTTGTGCATCCGAAAGAAATTGTCACAGAAGAATACCCGAATAATCGTGAAAAATTAAAAATGAATGAGCGCTTCAGAGGTGAAGTTATCATGCCGCATGACGATAAAAATGAACATCGTTGCACGGGTTGTCAATCTTGTGAAATTGCATGTCCAAATGGTTCAATAAAAATTGTCACCAAAATGGAAGTGCAGCCTGATGGTAAAAAGAAAAAACAATTAGACACGTGGGTGTATCACTTTGATATGTGCACTTTATGCAATATGTGCGTTCATGCTTGTCCATCAGATGCCATTGTGATGGGTCAGAATTTTGAACATAGCGTGTACGATAAAAAACAACTGAAAAAAATATTGAATAAACCCGATTCCAAATTAATGTCAGGAGTAGAAGAATGA
- a CDS encoding NADH-quinone oxidoreductase subunit M — translation MSILSLLIVVPLLFAIISLFAKQNMVRSISLIGNSVQLILVSYIGYEFLQVRDLNPGEMVFTARHAWYESLGIEYYIGVDGISMVMIALTSIVGLTGTLISWKIEKNPREFFFLLSMMSIGAYGFFISLDLFTLFFFLELAVIPKFLLIAKWGSGKKEYSAMKLALMLMGGSALILTGILALKYHTSGIFGPGSFSMMQIAQQGVPHDVQLFIFPLLFVGFGVFTALFPFHTWVPDGHSSAPTAASMFLAGISMKLGGYGCLRVAVYLLPEAAQDYSGIIVALSTIAIIYGAFATLQQTDLKYINAYSSVSHCGFVLFGIGMLTKTAVMGAVMQMVSHGLMTALFFGVIGMIYERTHTRNLAELGGLLKVMPFIGAVYVIAGLCSLGLPGFSGFVSEMTIFTGSWEVNRIGYRIATLLACASIVVTAVYILRATGKAVMGPITNPEFLHLKDAAWYEKSAGIILILVILLIGVLPFLFTGMISSETDILFQQFSSCNMP, via the coding sequence ATGAGTATTTTATCACTGCTTATTGTTGTTCCGCTGCTGTTTGCAATCATTTCACTGTTTGCAAAGCAGAACATGGTGCGCAGTATTTCACTCATTGGAAATAGTGTACAACTTATCCTTGTCTCTTACATCGGGTATGAATTTTTACAGGTTCGTGATCTGAATCCCGGTGAAATGGTTTTTACCGCCAGACACGCTTGGTACGAATCTTTAGGCATTGAATATTACATTGGCGTTGATGGAATTTCCATGGTGATGATTGCGCTCACATCCATTGTTGGTTTAACCGGTACACTCATCTCATGGAAAATTGAAAAAAATCCGCGTGAGTTTTTCTTTCTTCTCAGCATGATGAGTATTGGCGCTTATGGCTTTTTCATTTCGCTTGATTTGTTTACCTTGTTCTTCTTTTTAGAACTGGCAGTTATTCCAAAATTCTTGCTCATTGCAAAATGGGGAAGCGGAAAAAAAGAATACAGCGCCATGAAACTTGCACTCATGTTAATGGGTGGTTCTGCTTTGATTCTTACCGGCATACTTGCATTGAAATATCATACATCCGGTATTTTTGGACCGGGCAGTTTCAGTATGATGCAAATTGCTCAACAAGGTGTACCGCATGATGTGCAACTTTTTATTTTTCCTTTGCTTTTTGTCGGGTTCGGTGTTTTCACTGCACTATTTCCATTCCACACCTGGGTACCTGACGGACATTCATCTGCACCAACAGCGGCATCCATGTTTTTGGCAGGCATCTCTATGAAACTTGGTGGTTACGGCTGTTTACGCGTAGCTGTTTATTTATTGCCTGAAGCAGCACAAGATTACAGCGGAATTATTGTTGCACTTTCAACCATCGCAATTATTTACGGTGCCTTTGCTACTTTACAACAAACTGATCTCAAATATATCAATGCCTATTCTTCAGTTAGTCACTGCGGATTTGTATTGTTTGGAATTGGCATGCTCACAAAAACTGCCGTGATGGGCGCGGTGATGCAAATGGTTTCTCACGGATTAATGACCGCATTATTTTTTGGTGTGATTGGAATGATTTATGAACGCACGCATACACGCAATTTGGCTGAGCTTGGAGGATTATTAAAAGTGATGCCATTCATTGGTGCCGTCTATGTGATTGCCGGTTTATGCTCATTAGGCTTACCCGGCTTCAGCGGCTTTGTTTCTGAGATGACCATTTTTACAGGTTCATGGGAAGTTAACAGAATAGGATATCGGATTGCCACGTTGCTTGCATGCGCATCTATTGTTGTTACCGCGGTTTATATTTTAAGAGCAACAGGTAAAGCCGTGATGGGACCAATCACGAATCCTGAATTTTTACATTTGAAAGATGCAGCCTGGTATGAAAAATCTGCCGGCATTATTCTCATTCTTGTGATTTTATTAATTGGAGTTTTACCCTTTTTATTTACCGGAATGATTTCATCAGAAACGGATATTTTATTTCAACAATTTTCAAGCTGTAACATGCCATGA
- a CDS encoding NADH-quinone oxidoreductase subunit J codes for MSASTVIFYILSGIILGGGWLAVTSRKIFRAAVFLLFSLVGIAGLYFYLNYEFLGAVQIVVYVGGIVVLLIFSIFLTSDAGSDMKKPTFLRAFFSALAASCGTALVCTVYAWHHFTMSTSSVMEPTARNIGRLMLSTGDKGYMLPFEVISILLLIAMVGCIVIAIKSKDKDIPASTDTIKKETL; via the coding sequence ATGAGTGCATCCACTGTCATATTTTATATTTTGTCCGGCATAATTCTGGGTGGAGGATGGCTTGCCGTTACCTCGCGAAAAATTTTCAGAGCAGCAGTTTTTCTATTGTTCTCATTGGTTGGCATTGCTGGCTTATATTTCTATCTGAATTATGAATTTTTAGGCGCCGTTCAAATTGTTGTATATGTGGGCGGAATTGTGGTATTGCTGATCTTCTCAATTTTTCTGACCAGTGATGCAGGATCTGACATGAAGAAACCAACTTTTTTACGCGCATTTTTTTCAGCACTTGCAGCGAGTTGCGGAACTGCTCTGGTATGCACAGTTTATGCATGGCATCATTTCACCATGTCAACTTCAAGTGTCATGGAACCCACCGCACGAAATATTGGACGCCTCATGTTAAGCACCGGAGACAAGGGATATATGTTGCCGTTTGAAGTGATAAGCATTTTACTGCTCATTGCCATGGTGGGTTGTATTGTCATAGCCATCAAATCAAAAGATAAAGATATACCTGCATCAACTGACACAATAAAAAAAGAAACGCTATAA
- a CDS encoding NADH-quinone oxidoreductase subunit C, with protein MNHESLMAEILRLAPDVPAAIEGDFVVVRADKTLFFNLMKLFQHDAILHLNYLHNITCVDYKEYLEMVYHLSSTKHNAIILVKVKLNDVENPEIDSLYPLWKTAELHEDEAYDLFGVRFTNHPNLRRIFLGEAWEGYPMRKNYTDDNMIKL; from the coding sequence ATGAATCATGAATCACTCATGGCAGAAATTCTTCGCCTTGCTCCGGATGTTCCGGCTGCAATTGAAGGTGATTTTGTGGTAGTGCGTGCTGACAAAACTTTGTTTTTTAATTTGATGAAACTATTCCAGCATGATGCTATTCTTCACCTGAATTATTTGCATAATATCACGTGTGTTGATTATAAAGAATATTTAGAAATGGTGTATCATCTGAGCAGTACAAAACACAATGCCATCATTTTGGTAAAAGTGAAACTGAATGATGTAGAAAATCCTGAAATTGATTCGTTGTATCCGCTATGGAAAACGGCAGAATTGCATGAAGATGAAGCGTATGATTTGTTTGGTGTACGATTTACAAATCATCCAAATTTACGCCGCATATTTTTAGGTGAAGCGTGGGAAGGTTATCCCATGCGAAAAAATTATACCGATGACAACATGATAAAACTCTAA
- a CDS encoding NADH-quinone oxidoreductase subunit D: MLIEENHIAESGEFIINMGPQHPSTHGVLHLKIWLDGETILKIEPNLGYIHRSVEKICENLSYRQFSFLTSRMDYLSSHINNEACALAVEKAIQIEATPRAKAVRILLAELTRLASHQLWWAAIGLDLGAVTPFFYAFRERELLNDIIEQTCGARLTQNFIIPGGIMQDIHPDFQKRVKEAMQQIKSKFDEYDQLLTGNVIFQQRLKGVGYLSPENAISYGCSGPTARASGISCDVRKKVPYEGYDQLQFNEIVRHEGDCWGRYLVRIAEMRESVSIIEQLIDNIPDGDFQAKTKAVIKLPKGEFYQRVETARGDFGVYLVSDGGNTPYRCKFRSPNLSNLSAIPEIAQGSKIGDLVAIMATVDLVIPDIDR, from the coding sequence ATGTTGATTGAAGAAAACCATATAGCAGAATCAGGTGAATTTATCATCAACATGGGGCCACAGCACCCCTCAACGCATGGCGTGTTGCATTTAAAAATTTGGCTTGATGGAGAAACCATTCTGAAGATTGAACCCAACTTGGGTTATATTCATCGTTCAGTAGAAAAAATTTGTGAAAATCTTTCTTATCGGCAATTCAGTTTTCTCACCAGCCGGATGGATTATTTGTCCTCACATATTAATAATGAAGCATGTGCGCTAGCTGTTGAAAAGGCCATACAAATTGAAGCAACCCCACGTGCAAAAGCGGTGAGAATTTTACTGGCTGAACTTACGCGGCTTGCATCTCATCAACTCTGGTGGGCTGCCATTGGACTTGATCTGGGAGCGGTTACTCCTTTTTTCTACGCATTCAGAGAAAGAGAATTACTCAATGATATTATAGAACAAACTTGTGGTGCAAGGCTCACCCAAAATTTTATCATTCCGGGTGGTATCATGCAAGATATTCATCCTGACTTTCAGAAACGAGTGAAGGAAGCCATGCAACAAATCAAATCTAAATTTGATGAATACGATCAGTTGCTCACCGGGAATGTAATTTTTCAGCAACGCTTAAAAGGAGTTGGATATCTATCACCAGAAAATGCAATTAGTTATGGTTGCTCTGGTCCAACTGCGCGTGCATCAGGCATCAGTTGTGATGTGCGTAAAAAAGTACCTTATGAAGGATATGATCAATTGCAGTTTAATGAAATAGTGCGACACGAGGGAGATTGCTGGGGACGTTATCTGGTCAGAATAGCAGAAATGCGTGAATCAGTTTCAATTATTGAACAACTAATAGACAATATTCCCGACGGAGATTTTCAAGCAAAGACAAAAGCTGTGATCAAATTACCAAAAGGAGAATTTTACCAGCGTGTGGAAACAGCACGCGGAGATTTTGGAGTTTATCTGGTAAGCGACGGAGGTAATACACCCTATCGTTGCAAATTCAGATCACCTAATTTGTCTAACCTTTCTGCAATTCCTGAAATAGCACAGGGATCGAAAATCGGAGATCTTGTAGCTATAATGGCAACCGTTGATTTAGTAATACCTGACATTGACAGATAA
- the nuoK gene encoding NADH-quinone oxidoreductase subunit NuoK, with product MEEPGLIHILFVSTVLFFIGIYGFLTRRNMITMLMAIELILNSVNINFVAFNYYLYPENLDGLFFTLFCIAIAAAEASLAIAIIINLYRNYKSIDVNSADSLKH from the coding sequence ATGGAAGAACCCGGTTTGATACATATTTTGTTCGTAAGCACGGTGCTTTTTTTTATTGGAATTTATGGATTCCTCACCCGGCGCAATATGATTACCATGCTCATGGCAATAGAGTTAATTTTAAATAGTGTCAATATCAATTTTGTTGCATTCAATTATTATCTCTATCCTGAAAATCTGGACGGATTATTTTTTACACTTTTCTGCATTGCCATTGCCGCTGCTGAAGCATCTCTTGCCATTGCCATCATCATTAATCTTTACAGAAATTATAAATCTATTGACGTGAATTCAGCTGATTCACTGAAGCACTAA
- the nuoH gene encoding NADH-quinone oxidoreductase subunit NuoH translates to MQNEPSYSFSALAARFHNWLDAAIESDFILQVTELIITGVLLLVFLVLLCFFLGYMERKVAAFMEIRLGPNRVGPKGSLQIIADTIKLLFKEGLTPNQADKFLFNLAPAIMVITALLAIAPLAFAKNFQIWDLNIGLLYVSSISSMAVIGVLMAGWSSSNKYSLIGAMRCGAQIVSYELSVGLSLISIVVLAGSMQISEIVESQANGWWIFKGHIPVLIAFVIFIIASTAEINRAPFDLTEAEQELTGGFHTEYSGMKFAMFLLSEYINLFIVSAIAATIFLGGWMPFHIGGLDGFNHAMDYIPSSIWFFGKTFLIIFIIMWFRWTFPRLRIDQLLNLEWKYLLPISMINILLITAMTIFGWHF, encoded by the coding sequence ATGCAAAACGAACCTTCATATAGTTTTTCAGCACTAGCCGCACGTTTTCACAACTGGCTGGATGCGGCTATTGAAAGTGATTTTATTTTGCAAGTCACTGAACTCATCATTACTGGTGTCCTGCTTCTCGTTTTTCTGGTACTGCTCTGTTTCTTTTTAGGATACATGGAAAGAAAAGTTGCTGCCTTCATGGAGATTCGTTTGGGTCCTAACCGTGTTGGCCCCAAAGGAAGTTTGCAAATTATTGCAGATACCATTAAGCTATTATTCAAAGAAGGATTAACACCAAATCAGGCAGATAAATTTTTATTCAATCTTGCGCCGGCAATCATGGTAATTACTGCCCTACTTGCTATTGCCCCTTTAGCATTCGCGAAAAATTTTCAGATATGGGATTTAAATATTGGATTACTTTATGTGTCTTCAATTTCATCTATGGCCGTAATTGGTGTGTTAATGGCCGGTTGGTCAAGCAGCAATAAATATTCACTCATTGGTGCAATGCGATGTGGAGCACAAATTGTAAGTTATGAATTGTCTGTTGGGCTGTCATTGATTTCAATTGTTGTGCTTGCGGGTAGTATGCAGATTTCTGAAATTGTAGAAAGCCAGGCAAACGGTTGGTGGATTTTCAAAGGACATATTCCGGTACTCATTGCATTTGTTATTTTTATTATTGCATCAACAGCAGAAATTAATCGTGCGCCGTTTGACCTTACAGAAGCTGAACAAGAATTAACCGGTGGTTTTCACACCGAATATTCAGGCATGAAATTCGCCATGTTTCTATTGTCAGAGTACATCAACCTGTTTATTGTATCAGCGATTGCAGCAACTATTTTTCTAGGAGGTTGGATGCCATTTCACATTGGAGGATTAGATGGATTTAATCACGCGATGGATTACATTCCGTCATCTATTTGGTTTTTTGGAAAAACATTTTTAATCATTTTCATCATCATGTGGTTTAGATGGACTTTTCCACGCTTGCGCATTGATCAATTATTGAATTTAGAATGGAAATATTTGCTGCCAATCAGCATGATAAATATATTATTGATAACCGCCATGACGATTTTCGGCTGGCATTTTTAA
- the nuoL gene encoding NADH-quinone oxidoreductase subunit L, with product MNELLNIALIPLLPLGAFLFIGLVGRRFFPALCGHLGTTVLFISFILSVIAAKNYFFDYGMVDGVYIPHRVFDFEWLRFAPGFSIDMSIVLDSVSVMMLLVVTFVSTLVHLFSIGYMKGEKRYAVYFSYLGLFTFSMLGLVLSANIFQIYIFWELVGVSSFLLIGFYYDKPSAVAASKKAFIVTRFADLGFLAGILILSYYTQTFDFQTMIQRALSPEFSIPLSSASFLGASAFTWGLMLIFVGGAGKSAMFPLHIWLPDAMEGPTPVSALIHAATMVVAGVYLVARLFPLYALGSPVTLEIISWIGIITALFAAIVACTQTDIKRVLAYSTISQIAFMVFALGVSGYGGEAGTGYTASMFHLFTHALFKALLFLGAGAVIHFVHHNDFSAMGGLRKFMPITHITFLIACLAIAGIPPLSGFFSKEEIMLAAWQGNKIIYGIALLTAGITAFYMFRLYFNIFWSKSYHAHDEHHHGEGGFSMMLPLILLALLTLGCGFIPFGNFISSDGHPHHGEFHILFSIAPVLVAVTGIIIALIIYKKQSAKADQLAQSFKGLYKLSYHKFYMDELWLFITKKIIFNLVSKPAAWVDKHLVDGSINAVGSITTRLAESVKKVQSGHVQDYAIYFLSATLALTLLLLCL from the coding sequence ATGAATGAATTACTCAACATAGCATTGATTCCGCTTTTGCCGCTTGGTGCATTTTTATTCATCGGGTTGGTGGGGCGCAGGTTTTTCCCTGCTCTCTGCGGACACCTCGGAACAACAGTGCTGTTTATTTCATTTATTCTTTCCGTAATTGCTGCTAAAAATTATTTCTTTGATTACGGCATGGTGGACGGCGTTTATATCCCGCATCGTGTTTTTGATTTTGAATGGCTACGCTTTGCACCTGGTTTTTCTATTGACATGAGCATTGTGCTTGATTCTGTCTCTGTGATGATGTTGCTTGTTGTCACGTTTGTTTCTACGCTGGTTCACCTCTTTAGTATTGGATATATGAAAGGTGAAAAAAGATATGCCGTGTATTTTTCTTATCTCGGTTTGTTTACATTTTCTATGCTCGGTTTGGTTTTATCTGCCAATATTTTTCAAATCTATATTTTTTGGGAACTAGTAGGTGTATCTTCCTTTTTATTAATTGGATTTTACTATGACAAACCCAGCGCAGTTGCTGCGTCTAAAAAAGCATTTATTGTTACACGTTTTGCTGATCTCGGTTTTCTGGCCGGCATTTTAATCTTGTCATATTATACACAGACATTTGATTTTCAAACCATGATTCAGCGAGCACTCAGTCCTGAATTTTCTATTCCGCTTTCGTCTGCATCATTCCTTGGAGCATCTGCCTTCACCTGGGGGTTGATGTTGATATTTGTAGGTGGTGCCGGAAAATCTGCCATGTTCCCGTTGCACATTTGGTTGCCTGATGCCATGGAGGGACCTACCCCTGTATCAGCCTTAATTCACGCCGCTACAATGGTTGTTGCAGGTGTTTATTTGGTTGCTCGTTTGTTTCCGTTATACGCGTTGGGTAGTCCGGTTACATTGGAAATTATTTCATGGATAGGAATTATCACCGCACTATTTGCTGCCATTGTTGCCTGCACGCAAACAGATATCAAACGGGTTTTGGCGTATTCAACCATTTCACAAATTGCTTTCATGGTTTTTGCACTGGGCGTTTCAGGTTATGGAGGTGAAGCAGGAACAGGTTATACCGCAAGTATGTTCCATTTATTTACGCATGCCTTATTTAAAGCGTTGTTGTTTTTAGGTGCAGGTGCGGTTATTCATTTTGTACATCATAATGATTTCTCTGCAATGGGTGGCTTGCGAAAATTTATGCCTATTACCCATATCACATTTTTAATTGCTTGTTTAGCCATTGCAGGTATTCCGCCGTTGTCAGGATTTTTTAGTAAAGAAGAAATTATGCTGGCTGCTTGGCAAGGCAACAAAATAATTTACGGTATCGCATTACTTACTGCAGGCATAACTGCTTTTTATATGTTCAGATTGTATTTTAATATTTTTTGGAGTAAATCGTATCACGCTCACGACGAACATCATCACGGTGAAGGTGGATTTTCTATGATGTTGCCACTTATCTTGCTTGCATTGCTTACGCTGGGTTGTGGCTTTATTCCGTTTGGGAATTTTATTTCATCTGACGGACATCCGCATCATGGTGAGTTTCATATCTTGTTTTCCATTGCTCCGGTTTTAGTTGCTGTTACAGGTATTATTATTGCGCTGATTATCTACAAAAAACAATCAGCAAAGGCTGACCAACTCGCTCAATCTTTCAAAGGATTATACAAATTGTCATACCATAAATTTTACATGGATGAGTTGTGGTTATTCATCACAAAAAAAATCATTTTCAACCTGGTAAGTAAACCCGCGGCATGGGTTGATAAACATCTTGTTGATGGAAGTATAAATGCGGTTGGCTCCATCACTACACGTCTTGCCGAATCAGTAAAAAAAGTTCAGTCAGGGCATGTTCAGGATTACGCTATTTATTTTTTATCAGCCACACTTGCGCTGACATTGTTGTTGTTGTGTTTGTAA